The following proteins are encoded in a genomic region of Paenibacillus sp. FSL H3-0469:
- a CDS encoding HD-GYP domain-containing protein yields MNNSNDQYIGKQLVANLFNHSGVFVLPALTLLTGEHIRLITQHKIVLEPQDVVQVDSAAFYQLAVDDCTAAMESIFEQLRYTKTKRLPMIELRNEVIPFIQQVSEKNDFFGILSALQTKDDYTYRHNVAVGIISTLLGKWLKLKPDELSMLTIAATLHDIGKIMIPAEILTKPGPLSEDEYALMKKHTTYGYEMIRDTVGTNHMQALVALQHHERMDGSGYPFGVLGHRITDFSKIVAVADIFHAMTSDRFYRTAAPLYEVLKQMDENVYGKLDPYICSVFINKLMQSMIGNEVLLTDGQIGKIIMILAHDPLRPLVNIGEDFIDLSRHRQLGIVRVLS; encoded by the coding sequence ATGAATAACAGCAATGATCAATATATCGGCAAACAGCTGGTAGCGAACCTTTTTAATCATAGCGGTGTATTTGTCTTGCCGGCATTGACCCTGCTCACCGGAGAGCATATCCGCCTGATTACGCAGCACAAGATCGTTCTGGAGCCGCAGGATGTGGTCCAGGTCGATAGCGCTGCATTCTATCAGCTGGCTGTGGATGACTGTACGGCGGCAATGGAGAGTATTTTTGAACAGCTGCGCTATACGAAGACGAAGCGTCTGCCGATGATTGAGCTTAGGAATGAAGTGATCCCGTTCATCCAGCAGGTGAGCGAGAAGAATGATTTCTTTGGAATATTGTCTGCGCTGCAGACTAAGGATGATTATACATACAGGCATAATGTGGCAGTAGGGATCATCTCTACACTGCTCGGCAAATGGCTGAAGCTGAAGCCTGACGAGCTGAGTATGCTGACGATTGCTGCGACGCTGCATGATATCGGCAAAATTATGATTCCGGCCGAGATCCTTACCAAGCCGGGTCCGCTGAGTGAGGATGAATATGCCCTGATGAAGAAGCACACGACCTATGGCTATGAGATGATCCGCGATACGGTGGGCACCAATCATATGCAGGCGCTCGTGGCGCTGCAGCATCACGAACGGATGGACGGCAGCGGCTATCCGTTCGGCGTGCTGGGCCACCGGATTACGGATTTCAGCAAGATCGTAGCGGTGGCGGATATTTTCCACGCGATGACTTCGGACCGGTTCTACCGTACAGCCGCGCCGCTGTATGAGGTGCTTAAGCAGATGGACGAGAATGTCTACGGCAAGCTGGACCCGTATATCTGCAGTGTGTTCATTAATAAGCTGATGCAGTCGATGATCGGCAATGAGGTGCTCCTGACGGACGGGCAGATCGGCAAAATCATTATGATTCTGGCCCATGACCCGCTGCGTCCGCTGGTGAACATCGGTGAGGACTTCATCGATCTCAGCCGCCACCGGCAGCTTGGTATCGTACGTGTGCTTTCCTAG
- a CDS encoding aromatic acid exporter family protein, translating to MGFRIIKTAAATLLSILLAAAAGIPNAQSAGLLAILGVETTRKRSLRTISARFFASLVGLFLGCILFWALGFHYWVLGLYVLFGFPLIVKSGFKEGIVTSSVIVFRVFGQADITVHILLQQVELLIIGLGSAGLVNFIYMPQTGGIIAGIRKEVDGYFSVIFRQMARTLRDPGYIWDGKELIGAGEAVQKGLSAASREMENHVIHPDEAWNVYFYMRKEQLESIQNMMQLLSQVYRQLPHGDMVAELFDQLSGDVLAEEYTGRTERLLEELQQEFQEMELPDSREEFEIRSAILQLCRELALYLKIAKRYKSPVELRPAKDKQPAKGKA from the coding sequence ATGGGATTTCGTATTATTAAAACGGCGGCTGCAACTCTGCTGTCTATTCTGCTGGCAGCCGCCGCTGGTATCCCTAATGCCCAAAGCGCGGGATTGCTGGCCATTCTCGGGGTGGAAACGACCCGTAAAAGGAGTCTACGCACGATTTCGGCGCGCTTTTTCGCCTCATTGGTGGGACTCTTTTTGGGCTGTATTCTGTTTTGGGCCCTGGGCTTTCATTATTGGGTACTAGGACTGTATGTATTGTTCGGCTTCCCGCTGATCGTCAAATCCGGCTTCAAGGAAGGGATCGTCACCAGCTCGGTCATTGTGTTCCGCGTGTTTGGACAAGCTGATATCACGGTTCATATCCTGCTGCAACAGGTGGAGCTGCTGATTATCGGCCTCGGCTCCGCCGGACTTGTGAACTTCATCTATATGCCGCAGACCGGCGGGATCATTGCGGGCATCCGCAAAGAGGTGGACGGCTACTTCTCGGTCATCTTCCGGCAAATGGCCAGAACGCTCCGTGATCCCGGCTATATCTGGGACGGGAAAGAGCTGATCGGGGCAGGGGAGGCTGTACAGAAGGGGCTGAGCGCGGCATCCAGGGAAATGGAGAATCATGTGATCCACCCGGATGAAGCCTGGAATGTGTACTTCTATATGCGTAAGGAGCAGCTGGAGTCCATCCAGAATATGATGCAGCTGCTCTCGCAGGTCTACCGGCAGCTGCCGCACGGAGATATGGTGGCAGAGCTGTTCGACCAGCTTAGCGGTGATGTGCTGGCTGAGGAATATACCGGCCGGACCGAACGGCTGCTGGAGGAGCTGCAGCAGGAGTTCCAGGAGATGGAGCTGCCGGATTCGCGTGAGGAATTCGAGATCCGCTCCGCGATTCTGCAATTATGCCGTGAGCTTGCGCTGTATCTTAAGATTGCCAAACGCTATAAAAGCCCGGTGGAGCTGCGTCCGGCGAAGGACAAGCAGCCTGCGAAGGGCAAAGCGTAA
- a CDS encoding outer spore coat protein CotE, with the protein MSLSHKRQTREIITKAICGKGRKFSTATHTVTPPHHPTSILGAWIINHQYEAVAAGNGIEVIGTYDVNIWYSYDKNKQTEVAKETVSYVELIPLSYLDPRHRASTAQVSAEATQEPNCVEAGVSPGGGSVTLRVEREFDAELVAETKLRVFVSDQSDDLEDKDYDFEGENYDYDDLDPDALDDEL; encoded by the coding sequence ATGTCATTAAGCCATAAACGTCAAACAAGGGAGATCATTACGAAGGCAATTTGCGGCAAAGGTCGTAAGTTCTCTACAGCAACCCATACCGTGACTCCGCCACATCATCCGACTAGTATTCTGGGGGCTTGGATCATTAACCACCAGTACGAAGCGGTTGCCGCCGGGAACGGAATCGAAGTGATTGGTACCTATGATGTGAACATCTGGTATTCGTACGACAAAAACAAGCAGACCGAGGTTGCCAAGGAAACGGTCTCCTATGTGGAGCTTATTCCATTGTCGTACCTCGACCCGAGACACCGTGCTTCCACGGCACAGGTCTCTGCGGAGGCAACGCAGGAACCCAATTGTGTGGAAGCCGGGGTATCACCGGGCGGAGGCAGTGTGACACTCCGCGTGGAACGCGAGTTCGATGCGGAACTGGTGGCTGAGACCAAGCTCCGCGTGTTTGTCAGTGATCAGAGTGACGATCTGGAAGACAAGGATTATGATTTTGAAGGCGAGAATTATGATTACGATGATCTGGACCCTGACGCTCTGGATGATGAGTTGTAG
- a CDS encoding ABC transporter permease — MNTEAQPRETASRAQWLEQKHADYRKKKLRRKSQVLMVRSSLLLVFFVLWEAGARMGWIDELLFSYPTKVFGQIWEDMVSGSLWPHLGMTVGETAVGFILGTLIGTLLAVVIWWSPFLSAVLDPYMVVFNSMPKVALGPIFIVMFGAGFTAIVVTTLSITVIITTLVVYNSFCSVDPNLVKVVRSFGASKSQEFCKVILPASFPAVVSTLKVNVGMSWVGVIVGEFLVAKSGLGYLIIYGFQVFNFTLVMSSLLIIAAVATAMYQLVVYVEKLLLSRR, encoded by the coding sequence GTGAATACAGAAGCGCAGCCCCGTGAGACGGCCTCCCGTGCGCAGTGGCTGGAACAGAAGCATGCGGATTACAGGAAGAAGAAGCTGCGCCGCAAGAGTCAGGTGCTTATGGTCCGGAGCAGCCTGCTGCTGGTGTTCTTCGTGCTCTGGGAAGCCGGGGCCAGAATGGGCTGGATCGATGAGCTGTTGTTCAGCTACCCGACGAAGGTGTTCGGGCAGATCTGGGAGGACATGGTCAGCGGCAGTCTGTGGCCGCATCTGGGAATGACCGTGGGCGAGACCGCGGTGGGCTTTATTCTGGGCACCTTAATCGGGACGCTGCTGGCTGTCGTGATCTGGTGGTCACCTTTTCTGTCCGCCGTCCTGGACCCTTATATGGTTGTATTCAACAGTATGCCGAAGGTGGCGCTCGGACCGATCTTCATTGTCATGTTCGGGGCAGGCTTCACCGCCATCGTCGTTACCACCTTATCGATTACCGTGATTATCACGACTCTGGTAGTGTACAACAGCTTTTGCAGCGTGGACCCGAATCTGGTCAAGGTGGTCCGCTCCTTCGGCGCCTCCAAAAGCCAGGAGTTCTGCAAAGTTATTCTCCCGGCGTCGTTCCCGGCGGTGGTCTCCACCCTCAAGGTGAATGTCGGCATGTCCTGGGTCGGTGTCATTGTCGGTGAATTTTTGGTGGCGAAATCGGGACTGGGGTATCTGATTATTTACGGTTTTCAGGTGTTCAACTTCACCCTGGTCATGTCGAGCCTGCTCATTATTGCGGCTGTGGCTACGGCCATGTACCAGCTGGTGGTGTATGTGGAGAAGCTGCTGCTGTCGAGACGGTAA